DNA sequence from the Lysinibacillus sp. OF-1 genome:
GGTTCTATGAGTGATCAATGGGGCATCGTGTCAGGGGGGCATTTAATGAAGAGGGGGAACCCTGTTATTACGGCTGACATAGTGCTAGCTGAGGTTCAAGGCATCCAGCACTTTCGAAAATTTGATGAAGAAACAGGCCATGTTCAATTTTATCCATTAGAACACGGTTTACAGCAGCCAAGGAAAATTGAAAAATAGCGAAAATGATACTAACTTTTTCTTTTCACTGAGCTGAATGTTCCTTCCTGAATTAAAAAATGTTAGACCGAGCTTATAATCGGTCTAACATTTTTACTTTTGTCCCAGCCTCATGTCATGGTTAAGGGTTGAATAATTGTAATTGTTCGATTCTATGGATTGCTTCACGTAAGCGTTCCTCGCTAACAAGTAAACCAACACGGATATAGCCTTCGCCATATCGGCCGAAGCCATTGCCTGCTGCTACAGCGATATCAGCCTTTTCCAATAATAAATCGGCAAACTGCTCGCTAGTATAGCCGAATGGTACAGGGAGCCATGCGAAGAAGGAGCCTTTTGGAGCCGTTACATGCCAACCAATTCTTTGAGCTTCTTCAATGAGTACATTGCGGCGACCTTCATAGGTAGCTCGCAGTTCATCCACACATTCTTGGGAAGCTGTAAGTGCCGTTGCTGCTGCTTGTTGAATAGCAGGGAATTGACTACAAAACAGATGATCCTGAATTAGATTAATGGCAGCAATAATGTCGGCATTACCGACAGCGAAGCCTATACGCCAGCCTGCCATATTATAAGTTTTGGAGAGTGTGTACATTTCAATTCCTACTTCTTTTGCACCCTCAGCTTGTAGGAAGCTAATAGGTTTATTACCGTCAAATCCTATTGCCCCATAAGCAAAATCATGTGATACGATAATATTGTGTTCCTTCGCAAAGCGAACGGTCTCTTCAAAAAATGCAAGTGTTGCTGTACCACCTGTAGGGTTGTTCGGGTAATTTAGGTAAAGTAGCTTCGCCTTCTCTTTCACTTCATCAGGTAATGCATGATAATTAGGTAAGAAATCATTTGCAGCTAAAAGTGGCATCACTTCAAAATGGACATCACCTAATACGACACCTGATAAGTAATCTGGATAGCCAGGGTCTGGTAAGAGCATTGTATCACCTGGATTTAATACGGCTAAAGGTAGCTCAACGAGTCCAATTTTTGTCCCGCCAAGAATCGCTACCTCTGTGTCAGGATTTAGATTCACATTATATTCACGTTTATAATAGTCGACAGCTGCTTGGCGTAATTCAGCGATACCGCGAAATGGTGAATATTTGTGATTTTGTGGATTTTCAGCCGCCTCCTGTAATGCTTGAATGATATGAGGGGGCGTTGGTTGATCGGGATTTCCTTGACCAAGATTAATGACATCGCGACCTTCTTCTAAGGCATTATTTACTTTTTGAACTAACGCTGCAAAAAATTGAGTGGGTAGTTGCTGTAGTTTTTTAGAGAATTCCATGCATGATCACCCTTTTCAGAATATAATAATTATTATTGAAGAATATGAAGCAAATAGTATTACTTTTTTTGTTAATTGTCTAGAGGAGGAATGGCTATGAAAATCGGTTGTATTCAATTAAATGTTGGCTTTGGCAAAGTAGAAGAAAATTTTGCACGAGCTGAGGACAAGATTCGAGAAGTGGCAAAAAAAGGAGCAGAAATCATTGTGCTGCCTGAAATGTGGAATACAGGCTATGCGTTAGAGAAGCTGCCTGAACTAGCGGATGTCGATGGTGAACGTACGAAATCCTTCTTGGCTGAATTAGCACAGGAACTTGGTGTACATATTGTAGGTGGTTCTGTTTCAACGAAGAAAGGCGACAAATTTTATAATACGATGTATACATTAGATCGCAATGGAGAACTTGTAGGGGAATATAGCAAAGCACATCTTTTCCGTTTAATGGATGAGCATCTCTACTTAGAAGCAGGGGATGAAATGAATCGATTTGCTCTAGGAGATATTGAAGCTGCTGGGGTCATTTGTTATGATATTCGTTTCCCAGAATGGTTACGTGCACACGCATTACAAGGAGCAAAGGTATTATTTGTACCAGCCCAGTGGCCAACACCAAGGATTGATCATTGGAAAACATTGCTGCAAGCTCGTGCGATTGAGAACCAATGTTTTGTAATAGCAGTTAATCGCATTTCAAAAAAGGTAGAAAACTTTAATGGCCAATCGATGATTATACAGCCTTGGGGAGAAGTACTTTGGATCGGTGCAGAGGATGAAGAAGTAGCGGTGATTGATGTAGATTTTTCTATTGTCGATGAAGTACGTGGAAGAATTCCAGTTTATGACGACCGTAGACCAGGACTATATCATGATGTTGTCGTGAAAGGCTAATAGAGGGGCACGCTCAAGAGGGAGTAATCTTTTGAGCGTGCCATCTTTTTTCTAGCCCTTATCCTCAATCAATGAATTTGCCAATAGCATAAATTCTAATGTAATGCGGTTATGTCCTTTCATGAAATTTTCACCTAGTAAACCTTCAAGCTTTCTTAAGCGGTGATAGAGTGTTTGACGAACAATAAATAATTGGTTGGCTGTTTGCTGCTTGGAGCCATTTGTTTGTAAATAAACCTGTAATGTTTCAAGAAGCTTGCTATTGTATTTTTTATCGTACTCAATAACGGGCTGTAAATAATCGTAAATCACTTCCTGTAAATTCACTTGCATTTGTAATTTATAGATTAAATGATATAAATGCAAATCATCATAAAAGAAAGAGGACGTTTGCACTTTGCGGCAAATATATAAAGTTTCTAAAGCAGTTTGATAGCTTTTAGGAATTTCTTCTACATCGCAAACAACCTTTCCAACGGCTATTTGAAAACCTTGTGCTTGCTGCTTTTTATAAAAGTCGGTATTGGGCAGTGTGGAAAAAATGCTATTCAATATGTCACGAATAGCTTTACTGTCTTTCGTATGAAGTAAAATAAAAATAATATAGCTTTTTCTTTCGAATAAAAATGGCATAAATCCATGTTGCTCAAAGAGATTTCGATAATAAAGCTTACTATAGACCATATCCTCCTGTGTCTTTGTCATTGTAGTAGGAGAGGATAAAATAAAGACAGCTCCACTAGATTGTGTATAGCCCGCGTAATGTGTAACGATAAATTTATAGATTTCTTCCTTAGATAATTTTTGATCAATCCAATCGACTAAAATTGTAGCATCCTCAATATTCTTTTTTTCCTCAATATAAAACTCTCGCATTAATAGCTGTGCCAGCGCCGTTGCTGTACGATCTAATATTAATAATTCAAACTCTGAAAATAGTCCATCCTCTCGATAGAGTGTTAAATTTGCATAATGCTGATCAAAGATAAAAATAGGCCCATGTTTAAATTGCTGAGCAGACTTGTTCAATGTTAATAGCTGCTGACGTTTTTGGTGTGTCGTATTGGGGAAAAAGATAGGATTGCGTCCCTTAATGGAAAACATGATTTGTGTTTTTAATTCATTATACATATTTTGTAAAATATCTTCTGTGTTTTGTCCTAAGACAGCATTTTTGTTCAAAGCTTGTGCATAAGATTCTAGCGAAGAAATCATTAAATATTGCTGATTGATAATTTGGCTATGTAAATCCTGCGTAATACGAACAAAAGGAACTGCCTCATGAAAAACAATAATGGGAAACTGATGCCGGTTTGCCAGTGCTAGTATTGCTTTTGGAACGGTCTGAATATAAGAGCCATACTCAATACAAAGAGCAGCACAATTTTTTTGAATGATGGCTTCTACAAATGCGGTAAAATTAGCGATACTATGCTGGAGACTAATTCCTGTTGTTAATACTAACTCCTCACCAACTAAAAAATGATCAACCTGTACGATTTCAAGAACATGTACCCATTTGATAATCCTTGATAATCCTTCATGACCTGCCACAACCTCTGCCTTATGAAAATACTTATTTTCCAAAACATCTAGTACTTTAAGTTGAAACGGACTCAATTTAGCCCCTCCCTTAGTTGTATGCATTGTATATTTTTTCTGTCTGATGATTTATATTTTCTTATAAATTCGTGGATATAGTATTTTAAGAATATTTAGTCTATTTTACATTATGTTTAAAACAAAAGTATATAATTTTACAGTTTGTCTATTACTTCAACGTTATGAAACATGTAAAATT
Encoded proteins:
- a CDS encoding pyridoxal phosphate-dependent aminotransferase codes for the protein MEFSKKLQQLPTQFFAALVQKVNNALEEGRDVINLGQGNPDQPTPPHIIQALQEAAENPQNHKYSPFRGIAELRQAAVDYYKREYNVNLNPDTEVAILGGTKIGLVELPLAVLNPGDTMLLPDPGYPDYLSGVVLGDVHFEVMPLLAANDFLPNYHALPDEVKEKAKLLYLNYPNNPTGGTATLAFFEETVRFAKEHNIIVSHDFAYGAIGFDGNKPISFLQAEGAKEVGIEMYTLSKTYNMAGWRIGFAVGNADIIAAINLIQDHLFCSQFPAIQQAAATALTASQECVDELRATYEGRRNVLIEEAQRIGWHVTAPKGSFFAWLPVPFGYTSEQFADLLLEKADIAVAAGNGFGRYGEGYIRVGLLVSEERLREAIHRIEQLQLFNP
- a CDS encoding carbon-nitrogen family hydrolase, coding for MKIGCIQLNVGFGKVEENFARAEDKIREVAKKGAEIIVLPEMWNTGYALEKLPELADVDGERTKSFLAELAQELGVHIVGGSVSTKKGDKFYNTMYTLDRNGELVGEYSKAHLFRLMDEHLYLEAGDEMNRFALGDIEAAGVICYDIRFPEWLRAHALQGAKVLFVPAQWPTPRIDHWKTLLQARAIENQCFVIAVNRISKKVENFNGQSMIIQPWGEVLWIGAEDEEVAVIDVDFSIVDEVRGRIPVYDDRRPGLYHDVVVKG
- a CDS encoding PucR family transcriptional regulator, translating into MSPFQLKVLDVLENKYFHKAEVVAGHEGLSRIIKWVHVLEIVQVDHFLVGEELVLTTGISLQHSIANFTAFVEAIIQKNCAALCIEYGSYIQTVPKAILALANRHQFPIIVFHEAVPFVRITQDLHSQIINQQYLMISSLESYAQALNKNAVLGQNTEDILQNMYNELKTQIMFSIKGRNPIFFPNTTHQKRQQLLTLNKSAQQFKHGPIFIFDQHYANLTLYREDGLFSEFELLILDRTATALAQLLMREFYIEEKKNIEDATILVDWIDQKLSKEEIYKFIVTHYAGYTQSSGAVFILSSPTTMTKTQEDMVYSKLYYRNLFEQHGFMPFLFERKSYIIFILLHTKDSKAIRDILNSIFSTLPNTDFYKKQQAQGFQIAVGKVVCDVEEIPKSYQTALETLYICRKVQTSSFFYDDLHLYHLIYKLQMQVNLQEVIYDYLQPVIEYDKKYNSKLLETLQVYLQTNGSKQQTANQLFIVRQTLYHRLRKLEGLLGENFMKGHNRITLEFMLLANSLIEDKG